A genomic window from Candidatus Kouleothrix ribensis includes:
- the xseB gene encoding exodeoxyribonuclease VII small subunit → MTNLSEPQTYETLYARMQAIVAQLEAGELPLEAALALYEEGVAVAAACQHMLDAAELRIQELQTGIGRRPGAWEE, encoded by the coding sequence ATGACCAACCTGAGCGAACCCCAAACCTACGAGACACTCTACGCGCGCATGCAGGCGATCGTAGCCCAGCTCGAGGCTGGCGAGCTGCCGCTCGAGGCGGCGCTGGCCCTGTACGAAGAGGGTGTGGCTGTCGCGGCTGCGTGCCAGCACATGCTCGACGCGGCCGAGCTGCGGATTCAAGAACTTCAGACAGGCATCGGGCGGCGGCCTGGCGCCTGGGAGGAGTAG
- the xseA gene encoding exodeoxyribonuclease VII large subunit, translating to MQILTVSELNAYLRELLDADEIVRDIWIEGEVSNFVRAASGHCYFTLKQGQSQIKSACWRSSVARIPAMPGNGDAVLAHGRVAFYEAGGQVQLYIDMIRPAGVGLLHARFEQLKARLDAEGLFDPSRKRALPPLPRRIGLATSPTGAALQDMLKVLRRRYPLAEVLLAPCQVQGDGAAETVVEALYALYEHDVDVIIVARGGGSAEDLWTFNEEIVARAAFASPVPLISGVGHETDTTIIDYVADVRAPTPSAAAEIVAPDMAELAGAAELMSERMAAAIRVRLDDAHMASDGLQLRLQQQSPAGRLRRDRQLLDDLARRAATRLAHSVALRQAQLRGAGAQLATLNPLATLGRGYAVVRRTEGGQIITDPAQLAAGDRLTVTVRGGSFDAQAQLKVRSPRAKRDL from the coding sequence ATGCAGATCCTCACCGTCTCTGAGCTCAATGCCTACCTGCGCGAGCTGCTCGATGCCGACGAGATCGTCCGCGATATCTGGATCGAGGGCGAGGTGTCGAACTTCGTGCGCGCGGCCTCGGGCCACTGCTACTTTACGCTCAAACAGGGCCAGTCGCAGATCAAATCGGCCTGCTGGCGCTCGTCGGTGGCGCGCATCCCGGCCATGCCCGGCAATGGCGACGCGGTGCTGGCACACGGGCGCGTGGCCTTCTACGAGGCCGGCGGCCAGGTGCAGCTATATATCGATATGATTCGCCCGGCTGGTGTGGGCCTGTTGCACGCACGCTTCGAGCAGCTCAAGGCTCGGCTCGATGCCGAAGGGCTGTTCGACCCGTCGCGCAAGCGCGCGCTGCCGCCGCTGCCGCGCCGGATCGGCCTGGCTACCTCGCCCACCGGTGCGGCGCTGCAAGACATGCTCAAGGTGCTGCGGCGGCGCTACCCGCTGGCTGAAGTGCTGCTGGCACCTTGCCAGGTGCAGGGCGACGGCGCGGCCGAGACGGTGGTCGAGGCGCTGTACGCACTGTACGAGCACGATGTCGATGTGATTATCGTCGCGCGCGGCGGTGGCTCGGCCGAAGATCTGTGGACCTTCAACGAGGAGATCGTGGCGCGCGCGGCGTTTGCCAGCCCGGTGCCGCTGATCAGCGGGGTTGGCCACGAGACCGATACGACGATCATCGATTATGTGGCCGATGTGCGTGCGCCGACGCCCTCGGCGGCTGCCGAGATCGTTGCCCCCGATATGGCCGAGCTGGCCGGCGCGGCCGAGCTGATGTCCGAGCGGATGGCGGCGGCCATACGTGTACGGCTCGACGACGCACATATGGCCAGCGATGGCCTGCAGCTCCGGCTGCAGCAGCAGTCGCCGGCCGGCCGCCTGCGCCGCGACCGCCAGCTGCTCGACGACCTGGCGCGCCGCGCGGCCACGCGCCTGGCGCATAGCGTTGCCCTGCGGCAGGCCCAGCTGCGTGGTGCCGGCGCACAGCTGGCCACGCTCAACCCACTCGCGACGCTTGGGCGCGGCTACGCGGTGGTGCGGCGCACCGAGGGCGGCCAGATCATCACCGACCCGGCCCAGCTGGCGGCTGGCGACCGGCTAACCGTGACAGTGCGTGGCGGCAGCTTCGATGCGCAGGCCCAGCTGAAGGTACGTTCGCCCAGGGCAAAACGTGACCTTTAG
- the accB gene encoding acetyl-CoA carboxylase biotin carboxyl carrier protein, which translates to MTEASGDRQPGSIGDDFGLSALREVLRLISETDITEITIERGGSKLHIRRGHTPAHHTAPLLVTPSLAAALPQHLHSPLPPVAPFHQHAGAPGGEPVAGSAEQASDLPAGTAIVAPMVGTFYNAPSPKDQPYVHEGDIIQPGDRVGIVEAMKMMNEIEAEIGGRIVKLLVKNGQPVEYGQPLMIVEPI; encoded by the coding sequence ATGACCGAGGCCAGCGGCGATCGACAGCCAGGCAGCATAGGCGACGATTTCGGCCTGAGCGCACTGCGCGAGGTGTTGCGCCTGATCAGCGAGACCGATATTACCGAGATAACGATCGAGCGGGGTGGCTCGAAGCTGCATATTCGGCGTGGCCATACGCCGGCCCACCATACCGCGCCATTGCTGGTGACGCCTTCACTGGCGGCTGCACTGCCGCAGCACCTGCACTCGCCGCTGCCCCCGGTTGCGCCGTTTCACCAGCATGCCGGCGCGCCTGGTGGCGAGCCGGTCGCCGGCTCGGCCGAACAGGCCAGCGATCTACCGGCCGGCACGGCGATCGTTGCGCCGATGGTTGGCACATTCTATAACGCGCCCTCGCCAAAGGATCAGCCCTACGTCCACGAAGGCGATATCATCCAGCCGGGCGATCGGGTGGGCATCGTTGAAGCTATGAAGATGATGAACGAGATCGAGGCTGAAATCGGCGGGCGGATCGTCAAGCTGCTGGTGAAGAATGGCCAGCCGGTCGAGTATGGCCAGCCGCTGATGATCGTCGAACCCATATAA
- the efp gene encoding elongation factor P — MISTGELKKGLTIIYDNNLMRIVDFQHVKQGRGSAYVRLTLRNVRSGATVNTTIQAGEKYPLAQLEKETVQFLYREENTFYFMNTATYEQPAVNLEIIGEAASYLKENEQVDLLTYQGEVLDIALPPNVVLQVASTEPGYKGDTASGAVKPAIMETGLRVMVPLFISEGDTLRVDTRNGTYIERA; from the coding sequence ATGATTTCTACCGGCGAGCTGAAAAAAGGCCTGACGATCATTTACGACAACAACCTCATGCGCATCGTCGATTTTCAGCATGTCAAGCAGGGTCGCGGCAGCGCCTACGTGCGGCTGACGCTGCGCAATGTCCGCAGCGGCGCCACGGTCAACACGACGATCCAAGCCGGCGAGAAGTACCCGCTGGCCCAGCTCGAGAAGGAGACGGTGCAGTTTCTGTACCGGGAAGAGAACACCTTCTACTTCATGAACACCGCCACCTACGAGCAGCCTGCCGTAAACCTCGAGATTATCGGCGAGGCCGCCAGCTACCTCAAAGAGAACGAGCAGGTCGACTTGCTGACCTACCAGGGCGAGGTGCTCGACATTGCACTGCCGCCGAATGTGGTGCTGCAGGTGGCCAGCACCGAGCCGGGCTACAAGGGCGATACTGCTTCGGGTGCGGTCAAGCCGGCGATTATGGAGACCGGGCTGCGCGTGATGGTGCCTCTGTTCATCAGCGAAGGCGACACGCTGCGGGTTGATACGCGCAACGGGACATATATCGAGCGAGCGTAA
- a CDS encoding protein kinase encodes MPTPTSNAHARAATGGGAANPARKPAAEVHDLLNYRLIERMGQEELATIYRATHLTLDRPVEVHILRRTDWISSSRFQLAAKLAARLSHPNILPVVDAGHDERYGAYMVTPRLDTRSLDAALKDGPLDALTALKVFTQIGTALDYLHSQGVVHRDVQPANILLTPQGSAYLTNFSLAAAPDTPDLSSIEEADYLTPYSAPEQSLISGEHAPAHDLYSLGAVLYHMLLGEEPPPPGGEPRPLSTRDATLADADRVIKRLLAAQPAQRYAGAAQAVAALRQALRQQIDQSTGDMEESRWEPVAEWLENPLETVVGKLLDHEFVARSRARADGLHRAGVIRKTLDQWSQAGFLRRPLLGQVIQPGQIVSYDVYLYELRAHYERRTPPQTRQVVPEEGAITPAAREIDLWEVPVPELAPFTDAGPEPIVIASTRRLLPCGDCGGAANVTCKSCRGAGQIERVRKVKEPDGATRNEPFSEQCPICRGYGKQACPRCEGAGQLLEEQFFSWSRHGKVYFNEDDLTGLHKLTIQAQAQAVLSSQIDPYQSNWYQVEPLKELLEQAINGGGPDARLITAELTIKGVPITEIDYTYKGKPHSLTMIGFTNEIRGDSVLFDRERATLYVGLVLMGLIALVLFLLR; translated from the coding sequence ATGCCAACGCCAACGTCCAATGCGCACGCGCGTGCGGCCACCGGCGGTGGCGCGGCAAACCCGGCCCGCAAGCCTGCCGCCGAGGTACACGATCTGCTCAACTACCGGCTGATCGAGCGGATGGGCCAGGAAGAGCTTGCGACGATCTATCGCGCCACACACCTGACGCTCGACCGGCCGGTCGAGGTGCATATTCTGCGCCGCACCGACTGGATCTCGTCGAGCCGGTTCCAGCTGGCCGCCAAGCTGGCCGCGCGCCTGAGTCACCCGAATATTCTACCAGTGGTCGACGCTGGCCACGATGAGCGCTATGGCGCCTATATGGTCACGCCACGGCTCGATACGCGCTCGCTAGACGCCGCGCTCAAGGATGGGCCGCTCGATGCGCTGACGGCGCTGAAGGTGTTTACACAGATCGGCACCGCGCTCGACTATCTGCACAGCCAGGGCGTTGTCCATCGCGATGTGCAGCCCGCCAATATTCTGCTTACGCCACAGGGCAGCGCCTACCTCACGAACTTCAGCCTGGCCGCCGCCCCCGACACACCCGACCTCTCGAGCATCGAGGAGGCCGACTACCTGACGCCCTACTCGGCGCCCGAGCAGAGCCTGATCAGCGGCGAGCATGCGCCGGCGCACGATCTGTATAGCCTGGGTGCGGTGCTATACCATATGCTGCTGGGCGAAGAGCCGCCGCCGCCCGGCGGTGAACCGCGGCCCCTCAGTACGCGCGACGCCACACTGGCCGATGCCGATCGAGTGATCAAGCGCTTGCTGGCGGCCCAGCCCGCGCAGCGCTACGCCGGGGCAGCTCAGGCGGTAGCGGCGCTGCGGCAGGCCTTGCGCCAGCAGATCGACCAGTCCACCGGCGATATGGAAGAATCGCGCTGGGAGCCTGTGGCCGAGTGGCTCGAGAACCCGCTCGAGACGGTTGTCGGCAAGCTGCTCGACCACGAGTTTGTGGCCCGCAGCCGCGCCCGCGCCGATGGCCTGCATCGCGCCGGCGTGATCCGCAAGACGCTCGATCAATGGAGCCAGGCTGGCTTCCTGCGCCGCCCACTGCTCGGCCAGGTCATCCAGCCCGGCCAGATCGTCAGCTACGATGTGTATCTCTACGAGCTGCGCGCGCATTACGAGCGGCGCACGCCACCGCAGACGCGCCAGGTCGTGCCCGAAGAGGGCGCGATCACGCCAGCCGCGCGCGAGATCGACCTGTGGGAGGTGCCGGTGCCCGAGCTGGCGCCATTCACCGACGCCGGGCCTGAGCCGATCGTGATCGCGAGCACGCGCCGGTTGCTGCCATGCGGCGATTGCGGTGGCGCCGCAAATGTGACATGCAAGAGCTGCCGCGGCGCGGGCCAGATCGAGCGCGTGCGCAAGGTCAAAGAGCCCGACGGCGCGACGCGCAACGAGCCGTTCAGCGAACAATGCCCAATCTGCCGTGGCTACGGCAAGCAGGCCTGCCCGCGCTGCGAGGGCGCCGGCCAGCTGCTCGAAGAGCAGTTTTTCAGCTGGTCGCGCCACGGTAAGGTGTATTTCAACGAAGATGACCTGACCGGCTTGCATAAGCTGACGATCCAGGCCCAGGCGCAGGCGGTGCTCAGCAGCCAGATCGACCCGTACCAGAGCAACTGGTACCAGGTCGAGCCGCTGAAAGAGCTGCTCGAGCAGGCGATTAACGGCGGCGGCCCCGATGCGCGCTTGATCACCGCCGAGCTGACGATCAAGGGCGTGCCGATCACCGAGATCGACTATACCTACAAGGGCAAGCCGCACAGCCTGACCATGATCGGCTTCACTAACGAAATCCGCGGCGACTCGGTGCTGTTCGACCGCGAACGCGCGACGTTGTATGTCGGGCTGGTGCTGATGGGCCTGATCGCGCTGGTGCTGTTCCTGCTGCGCTAA
- a CDS encoding tyrosine-type recombinase/integrase produces the protein MELEQAIVGFCRALHAAGRSGGTEYRYSNLLRQWGRWIEQHDSSWSRATADQVEDFIEGYAQDHSKSSTSLMGTCLRSFYRWAERRQHVASSPAARLAPAQRDRPLPRALPGWRVRQLLDRLDAPPAELDDDQADEWKRNRLIIRCYLFTGLRLAELAKLDKHDVDPVDGTLRVRGKGGKERIVPIHPKIRDDLAGALAGAGPLFESRRGGPLSAAGISDMFRKFVCGQLEVCCTAHQLRHSFATELRRQGADLREIQQLLGHAKLDTTAIYTQVYPDDLTGAVQRLRW, from the coding sequence ATGGAACTGGAACAGGCGATCGTGGGGTTCTGCCGGGCGCTGCACGCGGCCGGCAGGAGTGGAGGCACCGAATACCGCTACAGCAATCTATTGCGGCAGTGGGGACGGTGGATCGAGCAGCACGACTCCAGCTGGAGTCGCGCGACGGCTGATCAGGTGGAGGATTTTATCGAGGGCTACGCGCAGGACCACAGCAAGAGCAGTACATCACTGATGGGAACCTGCCTGCGCAGCTTCTACCGCTGGGCCGAGCGCCGGCAACATGTCGCCAGCTCGCCGGCGGCGCGGCTGGCGCCGGCGCAGCGCGATCGACCGCTGCCGCGCGCCCTGCCCGGCTGGCGGGTGCGGCAGCTGCTTGACCGGCTCGACGCGCCGCCGGCCGAGCTGGACGACGACCAGGCCGACGAATGGAAGCGTAACCGGCTGATCATTCGCTGCTACCTGTTCACCGGCCTACGCCTGGCCGAGCTGGCGAAGCTCGACAAGCACGATGTAGATCCCGTAGATGGAACTCTGCGTGTGCGTGGTAAGGGGGGTAAGGAACGTATTGTGCCGATACACCCAAAGATCCGCGACGACCTGGCCGGCGCGCTGGCCGGCGCCGGGCCGCTGTTCGAATCGCGTCGGGGCGGGCCGCTCTCCGCTGCCGGCATCAGTGACATGTTCAGGAAGTTTGTATGTGGGCAGCTGGAAGTATGTTGCACAGCGCACCAGCTGCGGCATAGCTTTGCTACAGAGCTGCGCCGGCAGGGCGCCGACCTGCGCGAGATACAGCAGCTGCTAGGACATGCGAAGCTCGATACAACTGCGATCTACACGCAGGTATACCCTGATGACCTCACAGGAGCGGTGCAGCGGTTGCGCTGGTAG
- a CDS encoding helix-turn-helix domain-containing protein: MVLLPNRVLTILAIEGIVIASIESSEGHAVEKQYLTASEVAALLRISPQTVSSWCREGRLKAIRAGRVWRIRPADLEEFTHKGIPQSGESPKASGLALSY; the protein is encoded by the coding sequence ATGGTCTTATTACCAAACCGTGTCTTGACTATTCTGGCGATCGAGGGTATTGTTATTGCGTCCATTGAAAGTAGTGAGGGACACGCCGTGGAAAAACAATACCTTACCGCCAGCGAAGTAGCCGCGCTGCTGCGCATCTCTCCGCAAACCGTCAGCTCTTGGTGTCGTGAAGGCAGACTGAAGGCGATCCGTGCTGGGCGTGTGTGGCGCATTCGTCCGGCAGACCTGGAGGAGTTCACACACAAGGGGATACCGCAATCAGGCGAAAGCCCAAAAGCTAGCGGCCTAGCACTTTCGTACTAG
- a CDS encoding FAD:protein FMN transferase — protein sequence MQRLEFRAMGCHMLAVIDRDDERADAQLRAVPGWFEEWEQQLSRFRADSDLSRLNAAAGRPVAVAPALWKVIRLALDAARQSDGLVRPTVLDALEAAGYDRSFVSIARDSAGLPAPAVPPDWRAIEIDQRASTVTLPAGVRLDLGGVAKGWAAEQAVRRLAATGPALVDAGGDIAISGPMADGLAWPIAIANPLVADATLGLLRIVQGAVATSGRDYRHWRKGGAEQHHIIDPRTGCPADTDVLAATVVAPDGPLAEVAAKVALILGSRAGLAWLDQRPTLAGLLVLADGRVLRSRRLDAYIDSTTVPQSALQS from the coding sequence ATGCAACGGCTTGAATTTCGCGCGATGGGCTGCCACATGCTCGCAGTGATCGACCGCGACGACGAGCGGGCTGACGCACAGCTTCGTGCGGTGCCGGGCTGGTTTGAGGAGTGGGAGCAGCAGCTCAGCCGCTTCCGCGCCGATAGCGATCTGTCGCGGCTTAATGCGGCCGCCGGCCGGCCAGTGGCGGTGGCGCCAGCGCTCTGGAAGGTGATCCGCCTGGCGCTTGACGCGGCGCGCCAGAGCGACGGGCTGGTACGGCCGACTGTGCTCGACGCGCTTGAGGCCGCCGGCTACGACCGCTCGTTCGTATCGATCGCACGCGATAGCGCCGGGCTGCCTGCGCCGGCCGTGCCGCCCGACTGGCGCGCGATCGAGATCGACCAGCGGGCCAGCACGGTGACGCTGCCGGCCGGTGTGCGGCTCGATCTTGGCGGCGTGGCGAAGGGCTGGGCGGCCGAGCAGGCCGTTCGGCGGCTGGCGGCGACTGGCCCGGCGCTGGTGGATGCCGGCGGCGATATCGCGATCAGCGGGCCAATGGCCGATGGCCTGGCCTGGCCGATCGCAATCGCCAACCCGCTTGTGGCCGACGCCACGCTCGGCCTGCTGCGGATCGTTCAGGGTGCCGTGGCCACATCGGGGCGCGACTACCGGCACTGGCGCAAGGGCGGCGCCGAGCAGCATCATATCATCGACCCGCGCACCGGCTGCCCGGCCGACACCGACGTGCTGGCGGCCACAGTCGTGGCCCCCGACGGCCCGCTGGCCGAGGTCGCGGCGAAGGTTGCGCTGATCTTGGGTAGCCGCGCCGGCCTGGCCTGGCTCGATCAACGCCCAACGCTGGCGGGCCTGCTGGTGCTGGCCGACGGGCGCGTGCTGCGCAGCCGGCGCCTGGACGCATATATAGATAGCACGACAGTGCCGCAGTCTGCGTTACAGAGCTAA